Proteins encoded in a region of the Buteo buteo chromosome 11, bButBut1.hap1.1, whole genome shotgun sequence genome:
- the OGFOD2 gene encoding 2-oxoglutarate and iron-dependent oxygenase domain-containing protein 2 isoform X1, which yields MAAGRPFLACACFFSDNIFVGRYGLHVRYRDEGQLRRDHGRALRERGCRGEEDFSAALREVSAASPIEAEVQRRKQLIHQSVERKAIISKCYKRKHPEVYILQDSFLAPDFLEIVSYCTSPDAHLHGLLRYIESFSDKRIYRLPVFTEEFCQAFVDELENFEQSDMPKGRPNTMNNYGVLLNELGMDETFITPLREKYLQPITALLYPDLGGACLDSHKAFVVKYSLHEDLDLSSHYDNAEVTLNVSLGKDFTEGNLYFGDFSQEPTPVPKYIEIEHVVAQGLLHRGGQIHGALPIASGERWNLIIWMRSSVIRNQLCPMCNKKPELVEAEGFGDGFTETLDDDVPETVNLCSFW from the exons ATGGCCGCGGGCCGCCCGTTCCTGGCCTGTGCCTGCTTCTTCTCGGACAACATCTTCGTAGGGCGCTACGGGCTGCACGTCCGGTACCGGGACGAGGGGCAGCTCCGCCGCGACCACGGACGG GCGCTGCGGGAGCGGGGCTGCAGGGGCGAGGAGGATTTCAGCGCCGCGCTGCGGGAGGTGAGCGCGGCTTCGCCG ATTGAGGCAGAagtgcagagaagaaaacagttaatTCATCAGTCAGTGGAACGCAAAGCCATCATCTCAAAGTGCTACAAACGAAAACACCCAGAAGTTTACATTCTGCAG GATTCATTCCTGGCCCCAGATTTTCTAGAAATTGTGTCATACTGCACGTCGCCAGATGCTCATCTCCACGGTCTCCTGCGCTACATCGAGTCCTTCTCAG ATAAGAGGATCTATCGACTCCCAGTGTTCACAGAGGAGTTTTGCCAAGCCTTTGTGGATGAGCTGGAGAACTTTGAGCAGTCGGATATGCCTAAAGGCAGGCCCAACACTATGAATAACTATGGG GTTTTGCTAAATGAGCTTGGGATGGATGAAACTTTCATCACACCCCTGCGTGAAAAATACCTGCAGCCCATAACGGCACTGCTTTATCCTGATTTGGGAGGTGCTTGCCTGGACAGCCATAAAGCATTTGTGGTCAAGTACTCGCTCCACGAAGATCTGGATTTGAGCTCTCACTATGACAATGCAGAAGTCACCTTAAATGTTTCACTGGGAAAGGACTTCACAGAAGGCAACTTGTACTTTGGGGATTTCAGCCAG GAACCTACCCCTGTGCCAAAGTACATAGAGATCGAACATGTGGTTGCCCAGGGGCTGTTACACCGAGGAGGGCAGATCCACGGGGCACTTCCCATTGCCTCTGGGGAACGCTGGAACCTCATTATTTGGATGAGATCATCTGTCATCCGCAACCAGCTCTGCCCCATGTGCAACAAGAAACCTGAGCTGGTGGAAGCAGAGGGGTTTGGAGATGGGTTCACAGAAACCCTTGACGATGATGTGCCTGAGACTGTGAATCTCTGTTCCTTCTGGTAG
- the OGFOD2 gene encoding 2-oxoglutarate and iron-dependent oxygenase domain-containing protein 2 isoform X2, protein MAAGRPFLACACFFSDNIFVGRYGLHVRYRDEGQLRRDHGRALRERGCRGEEDFSAALREIEAEVQRRKQLIHQSVERKAIISKCYKRKHPEVYILQDSFLAPDFLEIVSYCTSPDAHLHGLLRYIESFSDKRIYRLPVFTEEFCQAFVDELENFEQSDMPKGRPNTMNNYGVLLNELGMDETFITPLREKYLQPITALLYPDLGGACLDSHKAFVVKYSLHEDLDLSSHYDNAEVTLNVSLGKDFTEGNLYFGDFSQEPTPVPKYIEIEHVVAQGLLHRGGQIHGALPIASGERWNLIIWMRSSVIRNQLCPMCNKKPELVEAEGFGDGFTETLDDDVPETVNLCSFW, encoded by the exons ATGGCCGCGGGCCGCCCGTTCCTGGCCTGTGCCTGCTTCTTCTCGGACAACATCTTCGTAGGGCGCTACGGGCTGCACGTCCGGTACCGGGACGAGGGGCAGCTCCGCCGCGACCACGGACGG GCGCTGCGGGAGCGGGGCTGCAGGGGCGAGGAGGATTTCAGCGCCGCGCTGCGGGAG ATTGAGGCAGAagtgcagagaagaaaacagttaatTCATCAGTCAGTGGAACGCAAAGCCATCATCTCAAAGTGCTACAAACGAAAACACCCAGAAGTTTACATTCTGCAG GATTCATTCCTGGCCCCAGATTTTCTAGAAATTGTGTCATACTGCACGTCGCCAGATGCTCATCTCCACGGTCTCCTGCGCTACATCGAGTCCTTCTCAG ATAAGAGGATCTATCGACTCCCAGTGTTCACAGAGGAGTTTTGCCAAGCCTTTGTGGATGAGCTGGAGAACTTTGAGCAGTCGGATATGCCTAAAGGCAGGCCCAACACTATGAATAACTATGGG GTTTTGCTAAATGAGCTTGGGATGGATGAAACTTTCATCACACCCCTGCGTGAAAAATACCTGCAGCCCATAACGGCACTGCTTTATCCTGATTTGGGAGGTGCTTGCCTGGACAGCCATAAAGCATTTGTGGTCAAGTACTCGCTCCACGAAGATCTGGATTTGAGCTCTCACTATGACAATGCAGAAGTCACCTTAAATGTTTCACTGGGAAAGGACTTCACAGAAGGCAACTTGTACTTTGGGGATTTCAGCCAG GAACCTACCCCTGTGCCAAAGTACATAGAGATCGAACATGTGGTTGCCCAGGGGCTGTTACACCGAGGAGGGCAGATCCACGGGGCACTTCCCATTGCCTCTGGGGAACGCTGGAACCTCATTATTTGGATGAGATCATCTGTCATCCGCAACCAGCTCTGCCCCATGTGCAACAAGAAACCTGAGCTGGTGGAAGCAGAGGGGTTTGGAGATGGGTTCACAGAAACCCTTGACGATGATGTGCCTGAGACTGTGAATCTCTGTTCCTTCTGGTAG
- the OGFOD2 gene encoding 2-oxoglutarate and iron-dependent oxygenase domain-containing protein 2 isoform X3 encodes MPKGRPNTMNNYGVLLNELGMDETFITPLREKYLQPITALLYPDLGGACLDSHKAFVVKYSLHEDLDLSSHYDNAEVTLNVSLGKDFTEGNLYFGDFSQEPTPVPKYIEIEHVVAQGLLHRGGQIHGALPIASGERWNLIIWMRSSVIRNQLCPMCNKKPELVEAEGFGDGFTETLDDDVPETVNLCSFW; translated from the exons ATGCCTAAAGGCAGGCCCAACACTATGAATAACTATGGG GTTTTGCTAAATGAGCTTGGGATGGATGAAACTTTCATCACACCCCTGCGTGAAAAATACCTGCAGCCCATAACGGCACTGCTTTATCCTGATTTGGGAGGTGCTTGCCTGGACAGCCATAAAGCATTTGTGGTCAAGTACTCGCTCCACGAAGATCTGGATTTGAGCTCTCACTATGACAATGCAGAAGTCACCTTAAATGTTTCACTGGGAAAGGACTTCACAGAAGGCAACTTGTACTTTGGGGATTTCAGCCAG GAACCTACCCCTGTGCCAAAGTACATAGAGATCGAACATGTGGTTGCCCAGGGGCTGTTACACCGAGGAGGGCAGATCCACGGGGCACTTCCCATTGCCTCTGGGGAACGCTGGAACCTCATTATTTGGATGAGATCATCTGTCATCCGCAACCAGCTCTGCCCCATGTGCAACAAGAAACCTGAGCTGGTGGAAGCAGAGGGGTTTGGAGATGGGTTCACAGAAACCCTTGACGATGATGTGCCTGAGACTGTGAATCTCTGTTCCTTCTGGTAG
- the ARL6IP4 gene encoding ADP-ribosylation factor-like protein 6-interacting protein 4 — translation MAHSQSRKRSRSRSKSKSRSRQERKEKKRRKSSKDSHRGSRSPPRKRTSGSHRRKSSSAAAREEKKKERKDKKKRKASTSSSETASSSTGSSSSSSSSSSSSDDSSDSDSKTKKKRHSKKKRAKPKDKNKKKKKRMKKKSKKKSKERAKEEKAKGEAVPGPSLEQWQKESLVDSGPVLTDEQKSRIQAMKPMTKEEWDARQSVIRRVVDPETGRTRLIKGDGEVLEEIVSKERHKEINKQATRGDGLAFQVRTGMLP, via the exons ATGGCCCACAGCCAGTCTCGGAAGCGATCGCGAAGCAGGAGCAAAAGCAAGTCTCGGAGCagacaggagaggaaggagaagaaaaggaggaaaagcagcaaggacTCACACCGGGGCAGCAGGTCTCCTCCAAGGAAGCGGACCTCTGGGTCTCACAGACGCAAGTCGAGCTCAGCGGCAGCTAGGGAAG aaaagaagaaggaaagaaaggataagaagaagaggaaggcaaGTACCTCTTCCTCTGAGACAGCATCTTCATCCACCGGCTCGTCCTcgtcttcctcttcctccagctcctcttctGATGACTCCAGTGACAGTGACTCCAAAACAAAGAAGAAGCGACATAGCAAAAAAAAGCgagcaaaaccaaaagacaaaaacaagaagaagaagaagagaatgaagaagaaatcaaaaaagaagtcaaaggAAAGGGCTAAGGAGGAGAAAGCCAAGGGAGAAGCGGTGCCCGGCCCCTCGCTGGAGCAGTGGCAGAAGGAGTCACTGGTGGACTCTGGACCAG ttttgacaGATGAACAAAAATCCCGAATCCAGGCTATGAAGCCAATGACAAAGGAAGAATGGGATGCAAGGCAGAGTGTCATAAGGAGAGTCGTGGATCCTGAAACGGGGAGAACAAG GCTTATTAAAGGAGACGGCGAAGTACTGGAAGAAATTGTCAGCAAGGAGAGACACAAGGAGATTAACAAG CAAGCCACGCGGGGGGACGGGCTGGCCTTCCAGGTGAGGACGGGGATGCTGCCATGA